One part of the Chloroflexota bacterium genome encodes these proteins:
- a CDS encoding DsbA family protein: MDPANFQASLTAVQEKYPDVADLVQGEAIALINAGVSFFGFDPTSEALKAGGATDASVQRQRMGTTVTLEQVRQLVLTQLENTESIQKPVATQITDLAAGGQALEVSFRASVTDRSGAPLELQIFQYLALRKTDLYVVTLSTNADIADRYAAVFRGIGTSLRFIPPRRHEVSLDDDPVKGSPDAPVTIVEFSEYQCPYCGYYVREVFPQIDEAYIKTGKVKYVFRDFPLTSIHPNAQKAAEAAGCAAQQGKFWEYHDLLFAHQDALDVASLKQYAADLGLDSAQFDACLDSGAMAEEVAGDMADGQAYGVTGTPAFFVNGIKLTGAQPFEAFQELIEEELAKK; encoded by the coding sequence ATGGACCCGGCGAACTTCCAGGCGAGCCTAACCGCCGTCCAGGAGAAGTACCCCGATGTGGCTGACCTGGTGCAGGGAGAAGCCATCGCGCTGATCAACGCGGGCGTGTCGTTCTTCGGGTTTGACCCCACATCCGAGGCGTTGAAGGCAGGCGGCGCGACCGATGCCAGCGTCCAGCGCCAGCGCATGGGCACCACCGTTACGCTGGAACAGGTTCGGCAACTTGTCCTGACGCAACTGGAAAACACCGAGAGCATCCAGAAACCCGTGGCGACGCAGATCACGGACCTGGCAGCCGGAGGGCAGGCGCTGGAGGTCAGTTTCCGCGCCAGCGTTACCGACAGGAGCGGCGCTCCGCTGGAATTGCAGATCTTTCAGTACCTGGCCTTGCGCAAGACGGACTTGTACGTGGTTACCCTATCCACCAACGCCGACATCGCCGATCGGTATGCGGCGGTCTTCCGCGGCATCGGGACGAGCCTGAGGTTTATCCCGCCCCGGCGGCATGAGGTCAGCCTGGACGATGACCCGGTCAAAGGGTCGCCCGACGCCCCGGTAACCATTGTGGAGTTCAGCGAGTACCAGTGCCCCTATTGCGGGTACTACGTGCGCGAGGTCTTTCCACAGATTGACGAGGCCTACATCAAGACGGGCAAGGTAAAGTACGTCTTCCGTGACTTCCCCTTGACGTCCATCCACCCCAATGCGCAGAAGGCTGCCGAGGCCGCGGGGTGCGCCGCCCAGCAGGGCAAGTTTTGGGAGTATCACGACCTGCTGTTTGCGCACCAAGACGCGCTGGACGTGGCGTCGCTGAAGCAGTACGCCGCAGACCTGGGCCTGGACTCGGCCCAGTTTGACGCCTGTCTGGATTCGGGCGCGATGGCCGAGGAGGTGGCCGGGGACATGGCGGACGGCCAAGCGTATGGCGTGACCGGGACCCCCGCGTTCTTTGTCAACGGCATCAAACTGACCGGCGCGCAGCCGTTTGAGGCGTTCCAGGAACTGATTGAGGAAGAACTGGCGAAGAAGTAG
- the pdxS gene encoding pyridoxal 5'-phosphate synthase lyase subunit PdxS produces MEPRDTGTVAVKRGLAQMLKGGVIMDVVTPEHARIAEDAGAVAVMALERVPADIRAHGGVARMSDPELILKIMDAVTIPVMAKCRIGHFVEAQVLEALGVDYIDESEVLTPADEEHHIDKHQFKVPFVCGCRNLGEALRRIAEGAAMIRTKGEAGTGNVVEAVRHARAVMGEIRRLKSMAPEELMKAAKEMGAPYELVKEVAQLGRLPVVNFAAGGIATPADAALMMQLGMDGVFVGSGIFKSSDPARRAKAIVEATTHYNDPKIIAEVSKGLGEAMPGLEIGAIPQEQLLAGRGW; encoded by the coding sequence ATGGAGCCGAGAGACACGGGCACAGTAGCAGTAAAACGTGGCCTGGCGCAGATGCTCAAAGGCGGGGTGATTATGGATGTTGTTACACCTGAGCACGCCCGCATCGCCGAGGATGCCGGAGCGGTGGCGGTCATGGCGCTGGAGCGTGTGCCCGCCGACATACGGGCGCACGGCGGCGTGGCCCGCATGAGCGACCCGGAGTTGATACTCAAAATCATGGACGCCGTAACGATTCCGGTGATGGCGAAATGCCGCATCGGGCACTTTGTGGAGGCCCAGGTCTTGGAGGCGCTGGGCGTGGACTATATTGACGAGTCCGAAGTGCTGACGCCCGCCGACGAGGAACACCACATTGACAAGCACCAGTTCAAAGTGCCCTTCGTGTGCGGGTGCCGCAACCTGGGCGAGGCGCTGCGCCGCATCGCCGAGGGCGCCGCCATGATCCGAACCAAAGGCGAGGCCGGCACCGGCAACGTGGTGGAGGCCGTGCGGCATGCGCGCGCCGTCATGGGCGAAATCCGCCGCCTGAAGTCCATGGCGCCGGAGGAACTAATGAAGGCCGCCAAGGAGATGGGCGCCCCCTACGAACTCGTCAAGGAAGTGGCGCAGTTGGGCAGGCTTCCGGTGGTCAACTTCGCCGCGGGGGGCATCGCGACGCCGGCCGACGCCGCCCTGATGATGCAACTGGGCATGGACGGCGTCTTCGTCGGCTCGGGCATCTTCAAGTCCAGCGACCCGGCCCGCCGCGCCAAGGCCATCGTGGAGGCCACCACCCACTACAACGACCCGAAGATCATCGCCGAGGTGTCCAAAGGGCTGGGCGAGGCCATGCCCGGCCTGGAAATCGGCGCGATCCCCCAGGAGCAACTCCTGGCGGGGCGCGGCTGGTAG
- the pdxT gene encoding pyridoxal 5'-phosphate synthase glutaminase subunit PdxT — translation MTIGVLALQGAFIEHRKALERLGVDTREVRLPEHLEGLSGLIIPGGESTTIGKLAVTYGLIGPIRERAAAGWPVWGTCAGMILLARDIGGLAQPLIGLMDVVIRRNAFGRQVDSFETWLDVPELGGDAPFRAVFIRAPVIERVGPEVRVLARLSDGAIVAARQGNLLATAFHPELTDDLRFHRYFLRMTEEATKA, via the coding sequence ATGACAATCGGCGTTCTGGCTTTGCAGGGGGCATTCATTGAGCACCGCAAGGCGCTGGAGCGACTTGGGGTGGACACGCGCGAAGTCCGCCTTCCGGAGCATCTGGAGGGCCTGTCGGGTCTGATCATCCCCGGCGGGGAGAGCACGACCATCGGCAAACTGGCCGTAACCTACGGCCTGATCGGGCCGATTCGGGAGAGGGCCGCCGCCGGATGGCCTGTGTGGGGGACGTGCGCGGGGATGATTTTGCTGGCCAGGGACATCGGCGGCCTCGCGCAGCCGCTCATCGGACTCATGGACGTGGTGATACGGCGCAACGCCTTTGGCCGCCAGGTGGACAGTTTTGAAACCTGGCTGGACGTGCCGGAACTGGGCGGGGACGCTCCCTTCAGGGCCGTGTTCATCCGAGCGCCTGTGATTGAGCGGGTCGGGCCTGAAGTGCGGGTGCTGGCTCGGCTTTCCGATGGGGCGATTGTCGCGGCGCGCCAGGGGAATTTGCTGGCGACGGCATTTCACCCGGAACTCACGGACGACCTGCGGTTTCACCGGTACTTCTTGCGGATGACCGAAGAAGCGACGAAGGCGTAG
- a CDS encoding AAA family ATPase, translating to MERVERLKQQKITDDLEALVAVLPPHIQKALREADRADELLEVVLDLGRLPEARFLHHEVKLSDHEVTREDIQHVVNLIGDFGDDNRAGIERTLHRISAIRNRKGDIVGLTCRVGRAVYGTIDIIRDIVDSGQSILLLGRPGVGKTTMLREVARVLAETKRVIIVDTSNEIGGDGDIPHPAIGRARRMQVETPTLQHAVMIEAVENHMPEVIIIDEIGTELEAAAARTIAERGVQLVGTAHGNTLDNLMLNPTLSDLVGGIQSVTLSDEEARRRGTQKSILERKAPPTFDVVIEIQDWQRLAIHKDVGAAVDAILRGRPLPAELRYRDENGEIRVEEASLPALSLEERPVRVTPQAPQLRETLSVYAYGVGQNRLRQAATNLSLPVRLVDDLKSADVVITLRNYYRKRPQPIADAESRGIPIYVLRSNTVSQMEGCLADIFGLTAEEADPFAMAMREAQDAIQKVLAGAKMVELRPQSADVRRWQHQLAREANLISFSQGREPRRRVTILRNDGGVH from the coding sequence ATGGAACGCGTGGAGCGATTGAAACAACAGAAAATTACCGACGATTTGGAAGCCCTGGTCGCGGTCCTTCCGCCGCACATCCAGAAGGCCCTTCGCGAGGCAGACCGCGCCGACGAACTCCTGGAGGTGGTGCTGGACCTGGGACGACTTCCGGAGGCGCGCTTTCTCCATCACGAGGTCAAACTCTCGGATCATGAGGTAACGCGGGAAGACATCCAGCATGTGGTGAACCTCATCGGCGACTTCGGCGACGACAACCGCGCCGGCATAGAGCGCACGTTGCACCGCATCTCGGCCATCCGCAACCGCAAGGGCGACATCGTGGGGCTGACGTGCCGCGTGGGGCGCGCCGTGTACGGCACCATTGACATCATCCGCGACATCGTGGATTCGGGGCAGAGCATCCTCCTCCTGGGGCGGCCTGGCGTGGGCAAGACTACCATGCTCCGCGAGGTAGCCCGCGTCCTGGCCGAGACCAAGCGCGTCATCATCGTGGACACGTCCAACGAGATCGGCGGGGACGGCGACATCCCGCACCCCGCCATCGGGCGGGCGCGGCGCATGCAGGTGGAAACGCCCACCCTGCAGCACGCCGTCATGATTGAGGCGGTGGAGAACCACATGCCCGAGGTCATCATCATTGACGAGATCGGCACGGAACTGGAAGCGGCGGCCGCCCGCACCATCGCCGAGCGCGGCGTGCAATTGGTGGGCACGGCCCACGGCAACACGCTGGATAACCTGATGCTGAACCCGACCCTGTCGGATCTGGTGGGCGGCATCCAGTCGGTAACGCTGAGCGACGAAGAGGCCCGTCGGCGCGGCACACAGAAGTCCATCCTGGAGCGCAAGGCGCCCCCCACCTTTGACGTGGTGATTGAAATCCAGGACTGGCAGCGCCTGGCCATTCACAAGGACGTGGGGGCCGCCGTGGATGCCATCCTGCGCGGCCGCCCGCTGCCCGCCGAACTCCGCTACCGCGACGAGAATGGCGAGATTCGCGTGGAAGAAGCCTCGCTGCCGGCACTGAGCCTGGAAGAGCGCCCCGTTCGGGTAACGCCGCAGGCTCCGCAGTTGCGCGAGACGCTGAGCGTCTACGCCTACGGCGTGGGGCAGAACCGACTGCGTCAGGCGGCGACGAACCTCTCGCTGCCTGTGCGCCTGGTGGACGACCTGAAGAGCGCCGACGTGGTCATCACGCTGCGCAACTATTACCGCAAGCGCCCCCAGCCCATCGCCGACGCCGAGAGCCGCGGCATCCCCATCTACGTCCTGCGCAGCAACACCGTCTCGCAGATGGAAGGCTGCCTGGCCGACATCTTCGGCCTGACGGCGGAGGAGGCCGACCCATTCGCCATGGCCATGCGTGAGGCGCAGGACGCCATCCAGAAGGTGCTGGCCGGAGCCAAGATGGTGGAACTGCGCCCCCAGTCCGCCGACGTGCGCCGCTGGCAGCACCAACTGGCCCGCGAGGCTAACCTCATCTCGTTCAGTCAGGGACGCGAAC